The following nucleotide sequence is from Pedobacter sp. PACM 27299.
AAATTACATAGGTTCCATTTTGGAATTACATAAAAAACACTCTTTTCTCCTTTTCCCGTTTCTTCATTTTTTACATAATAAACCCTACTTTTGCCTTTAATTGGATTTCTTCTAAATAAGAGGAGCGAAATACTGGCAATCATTCTCCAGGATAGATTGCGCTTTAAAATTTTATAATGAACAGAATATTTATCATCCTTTCTTTTCTTTTGATCTTCGTGGTCGGATCCGCTTTTTACGCAGAAGATGAACAGGATTCATTAAGAGCACAATACAGTAAACCGGTAAGTCAATGGCCAAAGCCTACAATTGATAGTGGTTTAAAATGGACGGAAATGAGTTCCTTGCCAGCTATCGACAGCAATTATTTTAAGATAATGGCGGAACCAAAAGTGATGCTGGGACAACTCTTGTTTTTTGATCCATTACTTTCTGGTTCCAATCAGGTTTCCTGCAGCAGCTGTCACGACCCGGAAATCTCCTGGGGGGATAAACGTGCGGTAGCACTTGGAAACGATCATTTACAGGGAAATAGGAATACACCTTCGCTGCTCAATGTAGCGGAACGCAAAACCTTGTTCTGGGATGGCAGAGCGGCAACATTAGAGTCTCAGGTAGATGGCCCGATTACGGCGCACCATGAGATGAATATGAAACCTGAGGCTTTGCCTAAGAAATTAGGAAAGATCAAAGGTTATAGAGAACTTTTTGTAAAAGCTTATGGAAAAGATAAGATCACTTACCCACAGATTGTAGAATCTTTAGGTGCCTTTGAAAGAACCATTAGAAGCAGAAGAAGTAAGTTTGACCGTTTCCTGGATGGAGAAACTAAAGTTTTAGACGATCAGGAGCTTCAAGGACTGCACCTTTTCCGCACTAAAGCGAGGTGTATGAATTGTCACAATGGAAAGTACCTGACGGATGAAGAGTTTCATAATATCGGCTTGACTTACTACAAACGTAAGTATCAGGATTTGGGAAGACATCTGATCACTGGCAAAAAGGAAGATGTAGGGAAATTTAGAACACCTTCATTAAGAGATGTGATGCATACCGGTCCATGGATGCACAATGGTATGTTCGACAGCATTACCGGAGTGGTTAATATCTATAATAGCGGCATGCACATGATCGATCCAACAGAAGCTCAAGCCAAAGCAGATCCTTTATATCCGAAAACCGATCCACTGTTGAAACCATTGAAATTAACCAGTGCAGAGGTGAAGGCTGTAGTTGCGTTTATGAACGCCATTACCGCAACACAATACCACATGAGAAGACCGGAATTGCCAAGGTAATTTCTTCATTTCAGGCTTTTTCCTCAAAAAAATTAGCGGCAATCCTCCTGGATTTCTCGCAAGCTGTCTGATAGACAGTTCTTTCTATTGTCCTCATCCAGAGCTTTTAGGAGCTCTGGAATGCCAGGAATTCAATAGCTTAATTCTTTAAAATATCA
It contains:
- a CDS encoding cytochrome-c peroxidase translates to MNRIFIILSFLLIFVVGSAFYAEDEQDSLRAQYSKPVSQWPKPTIDSGLKWTEMSSLPAIDSNYFKIMAEPKVMLGQLLFFDPLLSGSNQVSCSSCHDPEISWGDKRAVALGNDHLQGNRNTPSLLNVAERKTLFWDGRAATLESQVDGPITAHHEMNMKPEALPKKLGKIKGYRELFVKAYGKDKITYPQIVESLGAFERTIRSRRSKFDRFLDGETKVLDDQELQGLHLFRTKARCMNCHNGKYLTDEEFHNIGLTYYKRKYQDLGRHLITGKKEDVGKFRTPSLRDVMHTGPWMHNGMFDSITGVVNIYNSGMHMIDPTEAQAKADPLYPKTDPLLKPLKLTSAEVKAVVAFMNAITATQYHMRRPELPR